From Candidatus Neomarinimicrobiota bacterium:
CTGATCATCCATCAGGATCAAGCTTATTACCAGGGACGGCGCCTGGTACAGAAACTCCGCAGTCTGATTCCCCGCCATCTTTTTGAAGTCCCTATCCAGGCGGCAATCGGTAATAATGTTATTGCCCGTGAAAATGTAAAAGCACTGAGGAAAAATGTAACCGCAAAATGTTATGGCGGTGATATTACCCGAAAACGCAAACTGCTGGAAAAACAAAAAGAAGGCAAAAAACGGATGAAACAGGTGGGGCGTGTACAAATCCCACAAGAAGCCTTTCTGGCTGTTCTCCAACTTGGTAATGAAAAATAAGGAGATGTGTGATGGCTGTTAAAGAATTTTTAAAGGATCTGGTTTTTTTCAAAGCTTTGCCAAACGCTGTTCTCGATAACTTGATTCCCTATGCGGAAGTATTAAAACTTCCGGCCGGTTCACTGCTTCTCCAGGAAGGGGAAAAAAGCCGTGATCTCTATTTTTTGGTCAGTGGAAGGATTGAGATTACCATGAAGGTAAATTTTGAAGAGAGTGAGGAAATCAATATTTATCGTTTAAAACCGGGAGAAGCTGTCGGTGAATTTTCCTTTATTGA
This genomic window contains:
- a CDS encoding Crp/Fnr family transcriptional regulator → MAVKEFLKDLVFFKALPNAVLDNLIPYAEVLKLPAGSLLLQEGEKSRDLYFLVSGRIEITMKVNFEESEEINIYRLKPGEAVGEFSFIDGSPRSASALVDKDAVIIKFDYEKLNGLFEKNPKVGYLFMKRLAQSLTDRMRRSNITQRNLFIW